Within Terriglobales bacterium, the genomic segment GCGGGCCCGGCTGCGCCGCCTAGATCTTCATTGGTGTAAACCCTGGCGTGATCGCTGCCGCCCGTCTTGGCTTGCTGGTTGGCGCGCGCCGCGTCCGCCACCGACAGACCGGAGGCCATCTGCGCCACCAAGGGGCCTGCCGTCCACACCACCATCGCTGCCAGCACAAAGAACCAACCGAACTTGGTTTTCGCCAATATCCACCCCCACCGTGCTGCCGATTGTACCGCCGTTCGCACTCCTCGCCAGCCGGGAAGCAGATGACGAAAGTACCCACTCCAGCGAGTGGGCCGGCTCGTCCTTTCGATTCAAGTAATGGATCAATTCTGGCTGCGATGTGGCTGATTGCGCAGGTCGGGCGGGACAGGCAAAACCTGGGATGGGGGACGCATCTAATCGTCCATAGCCGCCACTCGTCCCAGGAGACCGTTGCATGAACAGCAGATACTCCCTCTTCATCGCGGCGGCGGCGGTGCTGGCACTGGTGTTGGCGACCGGCTGCGCGCGCACCTCTAGCGACACCCAGCTGGCCAGCGACGTACAGAGCAAGCTGGCTACGGATACCCGCGTCAGCAGCCAGCGCATGCAGGTGCTGGCCAAAGACGGCATCGTGACCCTGAACGGCACGGTGAGCAGCGACAGCGAGCGCTTGACCGCCTCTGACGACGCCGCTCTGGTTCCGGGTGTGAGGACGGTCATCAACAACCTGCAGGTGCAGCCGGTGAGCGCGGAAACCGCGGTCGCGGCCCTCCCCAAGCCACCGGAGGAGTCGGCGCGACCGCGCTTGCGTCGCGCAGTGGCCCATTCCGCCGAAGCCGACCCGCCGCAGGAGGCGGCCCCGCCGGCGGCACAACCAGTGCCCGAGCCTCAGCCGCAGCAGGCTTACCCGGCGGCCCCAGCGCCCACCCCCGCGCCTCCCGCGCCGGAGCCGGTGACCATCCCGGCGGGCACGACCCTCTATGTCCGCATGTTGAACGGCATCGACTCAGAGAAGAACGCGGTGGGCGACACCTTCCGCGCCAACCTGGATTCCCCCCTGGAGGTGGACGGCCGGGTGGTGGTGCCGGCGGGCGCCGAGGTCACCGGCCGGGTAGCGGAGGACAAGAGCGCAGGGCACTTCGCGGGGAAGTCGCAGATCGCCCTGGAACTGACGCGGCTGAACTTCCACGGCCACGCCTATACCCTGGTCACCGACCAGTACACGCGCGAGGGTAACTCCCGCGGCAAGCGTACCGCAGCCACCATCGGGGGCGGCGCCGTGCTGGGTGCGGTGATCGGGGCCATCGCGGGCGGCGGCAAGGGCGCCGCCATCGGCTCGGTGGCGGGCGCGGGCGCGGGCACCGCCGTGCAGG encodes:
- a CDS encoding BON domain-containing protein; this translates as MNSRYSLFIAAAAVLALVLATGCARTSSDTQLASDVQSKLATDTRVSSQRMQVLAKDGIVTLNGTVSSDSERLTASDDAALVPGVRTVINNLQVQPVSAETAVAALPKPPEESARPRLRRAVAHSAEADPPQEAAPPAAQPVPEPQPQQAYPAAPAPTPAPPAPEPVTIPAGTTLYVRMLNGIDSEKNAVGDTFRANLDSPLEVDGRVVVPAGAEVTGRVAEDKSAGHFAGKSQIALELTRLNFHGHAYTLVTDQYTREGNSRGKRTAATIGGGAVLGAVIGAIAGGGKGAAIGSVAGAGAGTAVQGATKGQQVKVDAEAVLAFRLQEPVAVRPWAHSERRAPDSGEPPQ